A region from the Candidatus Zixiibacteriota bacterium genome encodes:
- a CDS encoding MBL fold metallo-hydrolase, with amino-acid sequence MDMRLKIIGCSSGMASAQKSTSCYLLEIDRIGYLLDCGDGTAQAIRRLKINPNTISKIFISHMHSDHSMGLPFLVQLMHLLRRELPLDIYLPREAEDGFKRLLYMTYLFPGDLGFDITFHGLDRKSTYEDSLVKFEFVLNRHLQGKRDFIMSRALPNRMQCFSLIAEHDRKRLVYTADVLDSEDVALVADNADLLLSEGMHIDLERMPQLMLDKNVRKLLLTHLPNNIDNEKISADFAKAGFDNLAFARAGMEIIV; translated from the coding sequence ATGGATATGCGTCTAAAAATAATCGGCTGTTCTTCGGGGATGGCTTCGGCTCAGAAGTCGACATCCTGCTACCTGCTCGAAATCGACCGGATCGGGTACCTGCTGGATTGTGGTGACGGTACCGCGCAGGCTATCCGGCGATTGAAGATCAATCCGAATACAATCAGCAAAATTTTTATCAGTCACATGCATTCCGATCACTCGATGGGCCTGCCGTTTCTGGTTCAGCTTATGCATCTTTTGAGGCGCGAGCTTCCTCTCGATATATATCTCCCGCGTGAGGCTGAGGACGGTTTCAAACGTTTGCTCTACATGACCTACCTGTTTCCCGGCGATCTCGGCTTTGATATCACCTTTCACGGCCTCGACCGCAAATCCACGTATGAGGACTCGCTTGTGAAGTTCGAATTTGTTCTGAATCGCCATCTTCAGGGCAAGAGGGACTTTATCATGTCGCGCGCGTTGCCGAATCGGATGCAGTGCTTTTCCTTGATCGCCGAACACGACAGAAAACGCCTGGTGTACACTGCCGATGTACTTGACAGCGAGGATGTCGCCCTGGTTGCCGACAACGCCGACCTCCTGCTATCCGAGGGAATGCATATCGATCTGGAGCGGATGCCACAACTCATGCTCGACAAAAACGTGCGTAAGCTGTTGCTGACTCATCTGCCCAATAATATCGACAATGAGAAAATCAGCGCAGATTTTGCGAAAGCCGGGTTCGATAATCTTGCATTTGCCCGGGCGGGTATGGAGATCATAGTGTGA